GGTGTCGGtcgtattaaatattcatcataattaattttcttttgaatgtttttaattttttgaaaaatactcTACGATGCAAataccaatttttttttttttttttttttttttataattattccaaATTCTTAAAGTTTGACGTGTCTTCTAATACACATTTATATgtttagtattttttattatttattattttttccgttATTCGATtagtatatttgtattattgtacTCGTAAATTTATATCACTGTATTCGCTCTATTATAATACgctctattataatatatgattacGTAATACTTTTCTCGCTTATACGTAGATTACTTTTTCTACGCTTACATTTGTTTATGTAaaagtataacaaaaaaaacatttgtCTTTCTTATGAGATCAAAATGTCATTGTAACGTAATCAACCGATATCGTTGATCGtacgataacaatgattacaTATTCTTGACTCATTAAGTAttcaaaatacatttataagatagttatataaaagatacagaaaaagagaaacaaagaagaggaaaaagaaaaaaatttatttgaacaCATTTTTTGAAGTCAccataaagaatataattgtaagtgtaatgaatcaaaaaaaaaagtataaatttgGCGCTCTATGGTagccttgttttttttttttcttttttccttatttgttctctttcttatcgtcgattccttttttttttttttcttctttttactggAACACGTGGAAGAACGAACGGTCGTACGAAAAAGCGAAAGTAACAataaacaatagcaataagaataaagtgaAAGGGAACGTTTTGTTCGTTCAGTAATCGGAAGTCTGGTTAAACGGTAACCATGAacgatcatatatattttttttttttttaataataatttaaattgtatttaaataatattatatcatcgaGAGAaacttgatatttttcttcgaacgtACATGCTTTTAGAATTTCTTTAGAATATTTGACTTATTTCGTAACATAAGTTTGATTTAGGTAAATGAGTTGGATAAATATTAACTCGTTAATAGTTAAAGTAtaaatgcgtatatatatatatatatatatatgtatatgtaatggtaaatttttaagttatatatatattttttttttttacaaaaattacaaatttgcataaaatatttgaagtaTGCTAATAacccttaatatttttttagcaTCGATGTGTCATTGTGTTACGAAAtgtatttcgtatatatatacagaaagataagagaaaaagagaaggatagagataCTTTCAATAGATTTATTGATCattattcattgatttttttttttacatagatacaatttttcttcaatcccgttagaaattttgataatcatatagatataattattataattatcgttcgaaAGAACTAAATaggttaaatattaaatattcttttgtgATACTTTGATTACTGTACTTAAGTATCGTCTTATTAATAAAGTCGAAATTGTATTCCTTGAAACGTAAAGTCAATTTGAAGATTTATCTAGGTGGGaggaaataaaagtatatctaATTGCGATTAAGATATCTATTTGCGActaagatctctctctctctgtatgtatgtttatatatatatatatatatatatatatatatatatatatatatatatatatatattatgttaatgTATATTTCGAAAGTAAATGGAGCAATGAAATTCGTTCACTTATTCCGGATTTACATAACATCAAATTTTACGCTGTCATTTTGCAATTCTAATGTCTTTTCTAATGGAATTTCAATGAATCtggaaatattacttttttgaaaaaaaaaaaaaaaaaaaaagaggaagaggaaagagaagatgtaaataaaatttggtaatatttttaaagtaaataCACACaggcacacacacgcatacatgtatgtatgtatatatatatatatatatatttaatgtatatagAGTTACGACTTATTGCATACGATAGTCTCGGCTTTCTATTTTAGCAATAAGCATACGGAGGCCAATTAGAATTGAAAAGTGCATGGCATCAAAGGAGAACgcattaaattattctttctcgACAATATCTTTCCTAgcatatatattcattctcGTATTGACTTTGTCAAGCtcgttaataagaaaaaaaaataaaaaaaaaaggaagaaagaaaaaaaagaacatttgcattaattacaaataatagacATGTTTTCCATTACTtagaacaatttttctttcttttttttttttttaatcgattccgCTACTTAAATGTAATTCAGTctgataataaacaaaaaacaaaaaacaaaaaaaaaaccgattgaacatttaatattaataacagagcaaatattgtttctttcttgctttttttttttttttttttttttttgttttcttctcgagaatagatatatcatttttaaggATCGGTCTTCTATTTTTTACGAGAATATAAGTTGATCATgacaaaagaaatgagaagaaataaagaacaaattaatacaatgaacatataaataaatgataaaggaaaaaacagaATGTTATCttggaaatttttattattttttttacgtttcaaCATTACGGGGGGAAGGGGGGAAGAGGGGGatggagagggagaagaagttAAATATATCCATGTATGCAAGTGTATTCAgcttgtaaaaacgttatagtactaacataatatacatacataagttcATTGGAGTCTACTCAGGAGCTCAGTGAGCTCGTGAACTCTGTGTCGTTCACTGTTCTACGCTCGTCCGTATTCAACATTATTCATTTGAAAGGCCAACGTGTGAGATCGTACTAATTGTTCTttcgtgtttttctttttttctttttctttttttaaaatcgattataatttcgtatcgtagaaaatactttttcttatctctttaaGGAAACTCGTTGTTGCAAAAGGTAAGAAAGTCGAATGCAAATGGTAAATTTGTACGTgcctgtatgtatatgtatgtgtaagatagagagagggagagaaagagagagagagagagagagagagagtgattgttctttctacgataaaatataataatctcatCGTTAATGGATActagaatattaaatttcagatattagaatattagatttactttattaaaatGTCACAAACGAATGTAATCCTGATCGATTgtattttttacgatatatcGTTACTTTTTCTGCATTGTTttgctttcttatttatcctattcctttttgttttcattttgctTTACAAaagtataacattttttaGCCGAGATTAATAATCGGTCGTTAAGAGCAATCGAGTGCATTTTCGTAAAGTTAAAATTACATTGTTTATAgagatattatcttatttacaatgatttgagaaaaaaatgattttaaaataattttgaaatttttttaattcttgaaATAAGAGATTGGAAAATGTACGTTCTGTTCGAATGTTTGCacgaaagaattgaaaaatatattttaatattgtataggatatcaaatgatttaattatttcagatatttcttttctttttattttttttttcttttttttttcttttttttttttttgacaaacaGGTTCGTAACATCCTGTCATTGtttatcttctctctattAAAAGCGGATTTAAATGTCCTTTCGTAAagcgtatgtatataccatAAATCTATTGATGGGTCGACGTTGTCATTCAGGATGTCATTTATGGAGTACATGCACGTATGAATTCGACATGTAATATGCACCAACACACTCATGTACCATTAAAATTGAGATATACGATCGACCTGTAGAATGTTGATTTTGTTTATTACCGAGAGAGATTGATGATTCTGATCGTGCAAGAAATTTTCctgaataattagaaattagtATCATGAAACGGATTAATTTACaaacgaagaaaggaagaaaaacgatctttgaatttttatttcatcgtttCAATATTAATCTTGATCAAAATGTGATTACGATTATGTGATCATGATATGGCAAATAATGAAcgattaattgaatattttcaaatatttttacaaataatatatatatttttttatttatttttgaagataaaaaggttgctataaaaataattaatattattagataatataatttaataatatagcattagaataatataatttttatatgaattttctcttattattatctagataataaaataaaaatagagaaatttattaattttaaatacttattgactgattgaaaaagaatttgtcCATGAATGCAATACGCAAAGTATTAAAGATCGTTCATTTGATTTAACTCATACACAGAACCAGTCTCTTTCTAGACTTTCAAGGTATACTTTCACCTATTTACTGTTAGACCTTCTCGATGGAAATACTGTTGCACTTGTTACTATCGCTTTTAAAGATTCCCAGTAGTGATTAGAATAGCATgaattgtctctttcttttttttttttttttttttttttacgtgctTATACCTGAAGAGAAATTTGCAAAAATTCGTATTACTTCATTATGGAAATCGTCAGAACTTTTCGAGATTCAAGGATATTTCTATGCTTTtgaaatatagtataataaattaagaaatagtTGTGAAAATAAACTcgcgatataaaatttttgcaAATTTTCTAATGATGATCACGTCTCGATTGAATTACTATTTACGATGTTTTtgttaatagaaaagaaaaatcatggaAGAGTGTAGCGAGATACAATCGTTTTATAAAGGCAAgactatatttattactgGAGGATCCGGTTTCATGGGAAAAGTTCTTATTGAGAAATTATTGTATGCCTGTGACAAtcttgataaaatttatatgttaataaGACCCAAAAGAGGTCACAGTCCAGATTCGCGTATAGAAGATATGTTCAAATTACCGGTgggttttaatttatttacgaatatttacaattttttcttttctcttttttctttcttttttttatttattttaaaagatatttaagttcttttattaaattgatttcCTTTAAAGGATATGTATTATTTCAGTTGTTCTTAAGATTGCGAAAAGAAAAGccggaaattataaaaaaagtgaTACCTTTAGTTGGAGACATTTTATTGAACAATCTCGGTCTCAGCGATGAACAACGGGAGTgtttaattaatgaaactcaaatcgtttttaatttaGCAGCCGCGGTTAGATTAGAGGCTAAATTAAAGGACGCCATCGAATCTAACTTggtaaatcgatcgattttataaatatgtttttttctttcttcatcctgtttttttttttttctttttaattctgcATTATCAAATGTTTGTTCTTCGTCTctgtgaaaaattataataaacaaaaattatactGTAATGTaaactattataaattatactaaatgtgagatattttaataagttaacattaatctttattttattaactaacatttaattttctgacaagaaaatattgtatatatatatatatatatatatatatatatatatatatatatatatataacttatactAATTGAAGTATACtatactgataataattataacatgtGATTGGGAAATATTAACCTTTGGATATTAATTTCCATTTGAAATATGGATGTATGTCATGGTATCACATTGGTATTATGGAATATTAACGATCTCACGtttgtcattattttcttttctattttatttattattttttcttccttctaaccaataagattaataaaaatatttaaagttgAAAGATACGTAGTGATAGTGCAGattcgaaataattcaaaatgcTTAcggattatttaattaatcagaGATGTTGAATGACGTTAGGTTTAATCTTCAAGGTCGGCACGAAGAGAGTATTGGAACTTGGTAAGGCCATGAAAAAGCTGGAGGCATTCGTGCATCTGAGTACGGCCTTTTGTCATGTTGATCAAAAGGAGCTAGGTGAACGAGTTTACGATTCGCCGAATGATTCTCAGGACGTCATAAAATTTGTTCAATGGATGGAGGAAGACGTTGTCAATCTCGTCACGtctaagtaattaattaaaccgATGGACAGCTTAAATcggttttaaaattttatttcatttcacatttactctctctttctctctctctctctctctctctctctctctttttctttctttcttcctctttttcaaaataagtaataaataaacagtattagtatatttatatatatatatatatatttttttttttttattgaaaatacttAGTAATTTCataagttaatattttttatatcgaaaataatactccattatttatatgttttttctctttttttttcctctttttttgtttttcttatctaCACGTccaatagaataaaatttattataatgccGTTATAcgtaaatgtttttattttgtaattttacgaTCGCAGATTAATAGCACCGCATCCAAATACTTACACGTACACGAAATGTTTGACGGAGAATCTGGTCGCTGATGAGTATCCCCATATGCCAGTTGTCATAACAAGACCATCCAttggtaaatataattaatatttaatacaatcgatttttcgatcTTATGAACTTAGAGAGCATGACCTGTTATCTCATGATAAGAATTTTGATAAAGGACAATGCCAAGTAAAGGAAAGGTTATTTGATCATTTCGATCGTGTATTATAAAGACAGCCTTGtacagatcgatcgatccttcgacatttatattatatatgcatatatatatatatatatatcatcacgCGTACTCGAGCAAAAATTATTGACAAACGGATATGTGATACACTTTGAAAAgccttatatatttatacgtactcatacatatatacatacacatacacacatacacgcacgcacatacttatgtacaaatatagatttgaatttttgttatatattttgtagattttttgattcatgttatatacaaacattttaaaaaatgtattgatATACACGTGTCATGAATAGAAATGAGATGAAGATGTTATAATACTATGTAAGTGCtatttttcatgattttcATTTATGAGAACGATTGAACAATCAGAGTTATCATTTATTGtgagaaatattcttttcttcgctACAAAATCCGCTTTTGTTTCcgcttgcttttttttcccctatttttttttcttgttgttctctctctcttcttttttttttttttaacactagATGTACGGACATTGACGATCTATAGTATATCTAAAATAaacagaattaaaaaagagtaaaaaatttttttactaaaaTCTGTCATAATATTAGATACATTTGTTTGTACGACATTAatctctattatatatatatatatatatatatatatatatatatatatatatatatatatatatatatatatatatatatatattacgtcgATCAAAGGcaatataaattgtttaaaagataatatttatcatttctctgtgcgaaataaaataatattaagttctcaatgaaatttgaaatttgccTAATCGATGGATActattaaaaatctaatattaaataataataataataataataataataaaaagaaaaaaagaaaaatgaaaagacacGTTAGATCAAATTAAAAGGGACAACGATGTTTACAGTTTTACCGGCTATCAGTGAACCTTTACCAGGTTGGGTGGATAATTTGAACGGGCCGATAGGTATCATTATTGGTGCTGGGAAAGGTGTAATTAGGTCGATGCATTGTAACCCTAATTATCATGCCGAAGTTATACCCGTTGACTGGGCAATTAATGCATTAATCGTGATAGCATATAAGATAAGCATAGATCGTAACAAGTAAGTAGatacattaaatttaatttttaaatataatttggcatatatatgaatacgataaataattcatcGCGATTGGTTAtgcaatcttttttctcttttttcctttcgttattctcttttgttttgttttctttttttttttccccatcaCGTTAACGAGCACAcgaatcttttatttaaaatataaaaaattgatgaatGAACTCAATACTGCAAAGGCATTGTTTGACGTAGAtgttggaaaaaaaagtaaaataacaatgatgactttttattttatacagatTGACAAACTGTCCGGTTTACAATATTACCCAGACAAGTATAGAACGAATGACATGGGGTCAAATTttagagaagggaaaagagattatttatgattatccTTTCGAAGGACAGATATGGTATCCGGACGGCAATATACGGAAAAACAAATTCATTCATAATTtgtttgtcttcttctttcacctTATACCGGCTTATCTAATCGACTTCCTGATGTTAATATTTTGTCAAAAAAGATtgtaagtaaatatttatctttaacattatcgtattacattttaaatttgcattaattattatgtgatttaaataatttattgttattgttttacaatacgatttaaaaatttgaatacaaatttgaaaaaaaaaaagaaaaaaaaaagaaaaggaaagtaagTTTATTAACtttgatatgataataatataacataatttaaTATGTTCTCATTATAATACACATTGAAAgcttaatttataaaataatcaataaatgacttgtattaatatgtaatcattaatattaacattgtaTTCAAAGTATATCGATCAATGTtatgttacaataataataaaaataataataataataataataataataataataataataataataataaaaataaaaataataataataattattattattattattatttctaaatggTAAAAGTAAATTTGAGATTCGaggatcgatcgatggattttctctttttattcgtcttttttaattttttttttcccttatctatttatatcatttttcttttctatttttttacagCATGGtacatattcaaaaaaaaatttcgaatggCCTCGATTTCCTTCAATATTTCACCACGCGAAAATGGAAGTTTCACAATATGAATCTATTGAACTTATGGGGTGACATGAATCCAAAGGATAGGGAACTGTTTCAATTTGATGCAACGAATGTCGACATGTTAGAGTACATGAAGTTTATTATATTGGGTGCGAGGCAATATTGCATGAAAGAGGATTTATCTTCTTTACCGAGAGCACGCATTCATCAAAGgatgtaaatattatcatcgatacacaaaaaaaacttttttttttattttctatcttctatctTCTCATAATccatctgttt
This DNA window, taken from Vespa crabro chromosome 24, iyVesCrab1.2, whole genome shotgun sequence, encodes the following:
- the LOC124432296 gene encoding putative fatty acyl-CoA reductase CG5065 isoform X1 — its product is MEECSEIQSFYKGKTIFITGGSGFMGKVLIEKLLYACDNLDKIYMLIRPKRGHSPDSRIEDMFKLPLFLRLRKEKPEIIKKVIPLVGDILLNNLGLSDEQRECLINETQIVFNLAAAVRLEAKLKDAIESNLVGTKRVLELGKAMKKLEAFVHLSTAFCHVDQKELGERVYDSPNDSQDVIKFVQWMEEDVVNLVTSKLIAPHPNTYTYTKCLTENLVADEYPHMPVVITRPSIVLPAISEPLPGWVDNLNGPIGIIIGAGKGVIRSMHCNPNYHAEVIPVDWAINALIVIAYKISIDRNKLTNCPVYNITQTSIERMTWGQILEKGKEIIYDYPFEGQIWYPDGNIRKNKFIHNLFVFFFHLIPAYLIDFLMLIFCQKRFMVHIQKKISNGLDFLQYFTTRKWKFHNMNLLNLWGDMNPKDRELFQFDATNVDMLEYMKFIILGARQYCMKEDLSSLPRARIHQRIMYIIHITTVYLFYFGIFYFIYEHCEFVQVFVDYLINKIKMLPLLGNVI
- the LOC124432296 gene encoding putative fatty acyl-CoA reductase CG5065 isoform X3 — its product is MEECSEIQSFYKGKTIFITGGSGFMGKVLIEKLLYACDNLDKIYMLIRPKRGHSPDSRIEDMFKLPVGTKRVLELGKAMKKLEAFVHLSTAFCHVDQKELGERVYDSPNDSQDVIKFVQWMEEDVVNLVTSKLIAPHPNTYTYTKCLTENLVADEYPHMPVVITRPSIVLPAISEPLPGWVDNLNGPIGIIIGAGKGVIRSMHCNPNYHAEVIPVDWAINALIVIAYKISIDRNKLTNCPVYNITQTSIERMTWGQILEKGKEIIYDYPFEGQIWYPDGNIRKNKFIHNLFVFFFHLIPAYLIDFLMLIFCQKRFMVHIQKKISNGLDFLQYFTTRKWKFHNMNLLNLWGDMNPKDRELFQFDATNVDMLEYMKFIILGARQYCMKEDLSSLPRARIHQRIMYIIHITTVYLFYFGIFYFIYEHCEFVQVFVDYLINKIKMLPLLGNVI
- the LOC124432296 gene encoding putative fatty acyl-CoA reductase CG5065 isoform X2, coding for MEECSEIQSFYKGKTIFITGGSGFMGKVLIEKLLYACDNLDKIYMLIRPKRGHSPDSRIEDMFKLPLFLRLRKEKPEIIKKVIPLVGDILLNNLGLSDEQRECLINETQIVFNLAAAVRLEAKLKDAIESNLVGTKRVLELGKAMKKLEAFVHLSTAFCHVDQKELGERVYDSPNDSQDVIKFVQWMEEDVVNLVTSKLIAPHPNTYTYTKCLTENLVADEYPHMPVVITRPSIVLPAISEPLPGWVDNLNGPIGIIIGAGKGVIRSMHCNPNYHAEVIPVDWAINALIVIAYKISIDRNKLTNCPVYNITQTSIERMTWGQILEKGKEIIYDYPFEGQIWYPDGNIRKNKFIHNLFVFFFHLIPAYLIDFLMLIFCQKRFMVHIQKKISNGLDFLQYFTTRKWKFHNMNLLNLWGDMNPKDRELFQFDATNVDMLEYMKFIILGARQYCMKEDLSSLPRARIHQRM